A genomic segment from Triticum dicoccoides isolate Atlit2015 ecotype Zavitan chromosome 1A, WEW_v2.0, whole genome shotgun sequence encodes:
- the LOC119363604 gene encoding protein Rf1, mitochondrial-like isoform X2, whose translation MARLCYTTPMPHLRRCCSSSTSPPSRHWDPRPAFAAATERVRAGTLNPEDAHHLFDELLLRANPIPERSFNDFLAALARALSSAALRDGHSLALGIFNRVCREEAGPCVTPSTVCTYNILMDSCCRACHPNLGPAFFGRFLRTGLKADQIIAINLLKCLCHAKRKDEAVNMLLHRMSEFGCVPDAISYSIVLKSLCDDSRSQQALDLLQMVRKGGACSLDVVAYSTVIRSFFKEGEVRAMDKAKLVLQQMVDNGVRPNMYTCMELIHVLPLQEWRKQRSCRIF comes from the exons ATGGCTCGCCTCTGCTACACCACGCCCATGCCGCACCTCCGCCGCTGCTGCTCCTCTTCCACCTCGCCGCCTTCACGCCACTGGGACCCCCGACCCGCCTTTGCCGCGGCCACGGAGCGCGTCCGCGCCGGGACGCTCAACCCTGAAGACGCACACCACCTGTTTGACGAATTGCTACTGCGGGCCAACCCCATCCCCGAGCGTTCCTTCAACGACTTCCTTGCCGCGCTCGCCCGGGCTCTGTCCTCCGCTGCTCTCAGAGATGGACACTCCCTTGCTCTCGGCATCTTCAACCGCGTCTGCCGAGAAGAAGCAGGGCCGTGCGTGACGCCATCCACAGTCTGCACCTACAACATCCTCATGGACAGTTGCTGTCGTGCATGCCACCCGAACCTAGGCCCTGCTTTCTTCGGCCGCTTCCTCAGGACGGGCCTCAAGGCAGACCAGATCATCGCCATCAACCTCCTCAAGTGCCTCTGCCACGCAAAACGGAAGGATGAGGCTGTCAACATGCTGCTTCATAGGATGTCTGAGTTCGGTTGTGTGCCTGATGCCATCTCATACTCCATAGTACTTAAGAGCTTATGTGACGATAGCAGGAGCCAGCAAgcgctcgatctgctccagatggtaaGGAAAGGAGGTGCCTGCTCCCTCGATGTGGTGGCATATAGCACAGTCATCCGCAGCTTCTTTAAGGAGGGTGAA GTCAGGGCAATGGACAAGGCAAAGCTGGTCCTTCAGCAGATGGTTGATAATGGTGTTCGACCAAATATGTATACATGCATGGAACTCATTCATGTACTCCCTTTGCAAGAATGGAGGAAGCAAAGAAGCTGCAGAATTTTTTGA
- the LOC119363585 gene encoding annexin D5-like isoform X1, whose amino-acid sequence MASLSVPPVLTPPRDDAVALHKAFKGFGCDSTTVTNILAHRDSAQRALILHEYKAIYHQDLYHRLATELSGNHKNAMLLWVLDPVGRDATILNQALNGDITDLRAATEVICSRTPSQLQIMKQTYRARFGCYLEHDITERTYGDHQKLLLAYLGVRRNEGPEVDPSAVTDDARELYQAGEKRVGTDERAFIRIFSERSWAHMVSVANAYQHMYARSLEKAVKSETTGNFQFGLLTILRCADTPAKYFAKVLHKAMKGLGTSNAALTRVVVTRTEVDMKYIKAEYHNKYKGSLAEAIHSETSGNYQTFLLSLVGWDR is encoded by the exons ATGGCGAGCCTGAGCGTGCCTCCGGTGCTCACGCCTCCGCGTGATGACGCCGTCGCTCTCCACAAGGCCTTCAAAG GGTTCGGCTGCGACAGCACGACGGTGACTAACATACTTGCTCACCGCGACTCGGCGCAGCGCGCGCTCATCCTGCACGAGTACAAAGCCATATACCATCAGGATCTCTACCATCGCCTAGCAACTGAGCTGAGTGGAAACCACAAG AATGCTATGCTGCTTTGGGTCCTCGACCCCGTGGGGCGTGACGCGACCATACTGAACCAGGCTCTCAACGGCGACATCACCGACCTGAGAGCCGCCACGGAGGTAATCTGCTCCAGGACGCCGTCGCAGCTGCAGATCATGAAGCAAACCTACCGCGCGAGGTTCGGATGCTACCTCGAGCATGACATCACCGAACGCACCTACGGTGATCATCAGAAG CTTTTGCTTGCGTACCTGGGAGTCCGGCGCAACGAAGGCCCGGAAGTTGATCCTTCGGCGGTGACAGACGACGCGAGGGAGCTGTATCAAGCCGGCGAGAAGAGGGTGGGCACCGATGAGCGGGCCTTCATCCGCATCTTCAGCGAACGCAGCTGGGCGCACATGGTGTCCGTGGCCAACGCTTACCAGCACATGTACGCCCGGTCCCTGGAGAAG GCCGTGAAGAGTGAGACGACAGGGAACTTCCAGTTCGGGCTGCTGACCATCCTCAGGTGCGCCGACACTCCGGCAAAGTACTTTGCCAAGGTCCTGCACAAGGCGATGAAAGGCCTGGGCACCAGCAACGCGGCGCTCACACGGGTGGTGGTGACGAGGACCGAGGTTGACATGAAGTACATCAAGGCAGAGTACCACAACAAGTACAAGGGGTCGCTGGCTGAAGCTATCCACTCCGAGACGTCGGGGAACTACCAAACCTTCCTCCTCTCACTCGTCGGCTGGGACCGCTAA
- the LOC119363604 gene encoding protein Rf1, mitochondrial-like isoform X1, with product MARLCYTTPMPHLRRCCSSSTSPPSRHWDPRPAFAAATERVRAGTLNPEDAHHLFDELLLRANPIPERSFNDFLAALARALSSAALRDGHSLALGIFNRVCREEAGPCVTPSTVCTYNILMDSCCRACHPNLGPAFFGRFLRTGLKADQIIAINLLKCLCHAKRKDEAVNMLLHRMSEFGCVPDAISYSIVLKSLCDDSRSQQALDLLQMVRKGGACSLDVVAYSTVIRSFFKEGEVSKACNLFHEMVQQGIVPNVVTYSLIIDALCKVRAMDKAKLVLQQMVDNGVRPNMYTCMELIHVLPLQEWRKQRSCRIF from the coding sequence ATGGCTCGCCTCTGCTACACCACGCCCATGCCGCACCTCCGCCGCTGCTGCTCCTCTTCCACCTCGCCGCCTTCACGCCACTGGGACCCCCGACCCGCCTTTGCCGCGGCCACGGAGCGCGTCCGCGCCGGGACGCTCAACCCTGAAGACGCACACCACCTGTTTGACGAATTGCTACTGCGGGCCAACCCCATCCCCGAGCGTTCCTTCAACGACTTCCTTGCCGCGCTCGCCCGGGCTCTGTCCTCCGCTGCTCTCAGAGATGGACACTCCCTTGCTCTCGGCATCTTCAACCGCGTCTGCCGAGAAGAAGCAGGGCCGTGCGTGACGCCATCCACAGTCTGCACCTACAACATCCTCATGGACAGTTGCTGTCGTGCATGCCACCCGAACCTAGGCCCTGCTTTCTTCGGCCGCTTCCTCAGGACGGGCCTCAAGGCAGACCAGATCATCGCCATCAACCTCCTCAAGTGCCTCTGCCACGCAAAACGGAAGGATGAGGCTGTCAACATGCTGCTTCATAGGATGTCTGAGTTCGGTTGTGTGCCTGATGCCATCTCATACTCCATAGTACTTAAGAGCTTATGTGACGATAGCAGGAGCCAGCAAgcgctcgatctgctccagatggtaaGGAAAGGAGGTGCCTGCTCCCTCGATGTGGTGGCATATAGCACAGTCATCCGCAGCTTCTTTAAGGAGGGTGAAGTAAGTAAGGCATGCAATCTATTCCATGAAATGGTGCAACAAGGGATTGTGCCTAATGTGGTGACATATAGCTTGATTATTGATGCCTTGTGCAAGGTCAGGGCAATGGACAAGGCAAAGCTGGTCCTTCAGCAGATGGTTGATAATGGTGTTCGACCAAATATGTATACATGCATGGAACTCATTCATGTACTCCCTTTGCAAGAATGGAGGAAGCAAAGAAGCTGCAGAATTTTTTGA
- the LOC119363585 gene encoding annexin D5-like isoform X2, which produces MASLSVPPVLTPPRDDAVALHKAFKGFGCDSTTVTNILAHRDSAQRALILHEYKAIYHQDLYHRLATELSGNHKNAMLLWVLDPVGRDATILNQALNGDITDLRAATEVICSRTPSQLQIMKQTYRARFGCYLEHDITERTYGDHQKLLLAYLGVRRNEGPEVDPSAVTDDARELYQAGEKRVGTDERAFIRIFSERSWAHMVSVANAYQHMYARSLEKFGLLTILRCADTPAKYFAKVLHKAMKGLGTSNAALTRVVVTRTEVDMKYIKAEYHNKYKGSLAEAIHSETSGNYQTFLLSLVGWDR; this is translated from the exons ATGGCGAGCCTGAGCGTGCCTCCGGTGCTCACGCCTCCGCGTGATGACGCCGTCGCTCTCCACAAGGCCTTCAAAG GGTTCGGCTGCGACAGCACGACGGTGACTAACATACTTGCTCACCGCGACTCGGCGCAGCGCGCGCTCATCCTGCACGAGTACAAAGCCATATACCATCAGGATCTCTACCATCGCCTAGCAACTGAGCTGAGTGGAAACCACAAG AATGCTATGCTGCTTTGGGTCCTCGACCCCGTGGGGCGTGACGCGACCATACTGAACCAGGCTCTCAACGGCGACATCACCGACCTGAGAGCCGCCACGGAGGTAATCTGCTCCAGGACGCCGTCGCAGCTGCAGATCATGAAGCAAACCTACCGCGCGAGGTTCGGATGCTACCTCGAGCATGACATCACCGAACGCACCTACGGTGATCATCAGAAG CTTTTGCTTGCGTACCTGGGAGTCCGGCGCAACGAAGGCCCGGAAGTTGATCCTTCGGCGGTGACAGACGACGCGAGGGAGCTGTATCAAGCCGGCGAGAAGAGGGTGGGCACCGATGAGCGGGCCTTCATCCGCATCTTCAGCGAACGCAGCTGGGCGCACATGGTGTCCGTGGCCAACGCTTACCAGCACATGTACGCCCGGTCCCTGGAGAAG TTCGGGCTGCTGACCATCCTCAGGTGCGCCGACACTCCGGCAAAGTACTTTGCCAAGGTCCTGCACAAGGCGATGAAAGGCCTGGGCACCAGCAACGCGGCGCTCACACGGGTGGTGGTGACGAGGACCGAGGTTGACATGAAGTACATCAAGGCAGAGTACCACAACAAGTACAAGGGGTCGCTGGCTGAAGCTATCCACTCCGAGACGTCGGGGAACTACCAAACCTTCCTCCTCTCACTCGTCGGCTGGGACCGCTAA
- the LOC119363604 gene encoding protein Rf1, mitochondrial-like isoform X3: MARLCYTTPMPHLRRCCSSSTSPPSRHWDPRPAFAAATERVRAGTLNPEDAHHLFDELLLRANPIPERSFNDFLAALARALSSAALRDGHSLALGIFNRVCREEAGPCVTPSTVCTYNILMDSCCRACHPNLGPAFFGRFLRTGLKADQIIAINLLKCLCHAKRKDEAVNMLLHRMSEFGCVPDAISYSIVLKSLCDDSRSQQALDLLQMVRKGGACSLDVVAYSTVIRSFFKEGEGNGQGKAGPSADG; this comes from the exons ATGGCTCGCCTCTGCTACACCACGCCCATGCCGCACCTCCGCCGCTGCTGCTCCTCTTCCACCTCGCCGCCTTCACGCCACTGGGACCCCCGACCCGCCTTTGCCGCGGCCACGGAGCGCGTCCGCGCCGGGACGCTCAACCCTGAAGACGCACACCACCTGTTTGACGAATTGCTACTGCGGGCCAACCCCATCCCCGAGCGTTCCTTCAACGACTTCCTTGCCGCGCTCGCCCGGGCTCTGTCCTCCGCTGCTCTCAGAGATGGACACTCCCTTGCTCTCGGCATCTTCAACCGCGTCTGCCGAGAAGAAGCAGGGCCGTGCGTGACGCCATCCACAGTCTGCACCTACAACATCCTCATGGACAGTTGCTGTCGTGCATGCCACCCGAACCTAGGCCCTGCTTTCTTCGGCCGCTTCCTCAGGACGGGCCTCAAGGCAGACCAGATCATCGCCATCAACCTCCTCAAGTGCCTCTGCCACGCAAAACGGAAGGATGAGGCTGTCAACATGCTGCTTCATAGGATGTCTGAGTTCGGTTGTGTGCCTGATGCCATCTCATACTCCATAGTACTTAAGAGCTTATGTGACGATAGCAGGAGCCAGCAAgcgctcgatctgctccagatggtaaGGAAAGGAGGTGCCTGCTCCCTCGATGTGGTGGCATATAGCACAGTCATCCGCAGCTTCTTTAAGGAGGGTGAA GGCAATGGACAAGGCAAAGCTGGTCCTTCAGCAGATGGTTGA